One Pseudodesulfovibrio cashew DNA window includes the following coding sequences:
- the rimO gene encoding 30S ribosomal protein S12 methylthiotransferase RimO, with translation MPHSSDPVRVYTVSLGCPKNRVDTERLLGTLGEAMVPAETVDGADLALINTCGFIQPAVEESVAAILDAVREADEAAEGHGIRPLVAVAGCLVSRYAEDLKSELPEVDLWLNTEEIGLWPGMVKAALGVGVEEDTPRRLSTGPGHAYLKISEGCSHDCRFCTIPSIRGPHVSWPVDVLLKEAAELARAVPEIVVVGQDSTAYGSDLGGDNDLVHLVGGLAKIPDLQWLRLMYLYPAGLTESLLGFLRDVGAPFLPYFDIPLQHAHPDVLGAMGRPFARNPEKVIDRVRRFFPEAALRTTIIVGYPGETDAHFEHLMRFVEKTRFHHLGVFPYWPEEGTPAAVMDNQVPDHVKEERRDALMALQADISREIMESYVGEILPVLIERPSPEWPGLYEGRAWFQAPEVDGVTYVSAPPETGLTPGTIIEVEIEGADTYDLSGLA, from the coding sequence ATGCCTCATTCTTCCGATCCCGTCCGCGTCTACACCGTCAGCCTCGGTTGCCCCAAAAACCGGGTGGATACCGAGCGGTTGCTCGGAACCCTGGGTGAGGCCATGGTCCCGGCCGAGACCGTTGACGGGGCCGACCTGGCCCTGATCAACACCTGCGGTTTCATCCAGCCCGCCGTGGAGGAATCGGTCGCCGCCATCCTGGACGCCGTGCGCGAGGCTGACGAGGCCGCCGAAGGCCATGGAATCCGTCCCCTGGTGGCCGTGGCCGGGTGCCTGGTCTCGCGCTACGCCGAGGACCTCAAGAGCGAACTGCCCGAGGTGGACCTCTGGCTCAATACCGAGGAGATCGGCCTGTGGCCCGGTATGGTCAAGGCCGCTCTGGGCGTCGGCGTGGAAGAGGACACCCCCCGCCGTCTCTCCACCGGTCCGGGACACGCCTATCTGAAAATTTCCGAGGGATGCTCCCACGACTGCCGCTTCTGCACCATCCCCTCCATCCGGGGGCCGCACGTGAGCTGGCCCGTGGACGTGCTGCTCAAGGAGGCCGCCGAGCTCGCCCGGGCCGTGCCCGAGATCGTGGTCGTGGGCCAGGACTCCACGGCCTACGGCTCCGACCTGGGCGGGGACAACGATCTGGTCCATCTGGTCGGCGGACTGGCGAAAATCCCGGATCTGCAATGGCTGCGGCTCATGTATCTCTATCCCGCCGGGCTGACCGAGTCCCTGCTCGGGTTCCTGCGCGACGTGGGCGCGCCGTTCCTGCCCTATTTCGACATCCCGCTCCAGCACGCCCACCCCGATGTGCTCGGGGCCATGGGCCGCCCCTTTGCCCGCAACCCGGAAAAGGTCATCGACCGCGTCCGTCGTTTCTTCCCGGAGGCGGCCCTGCGCACCACCATCATCGTTGGCTACCCCGGCGAGACCGACGCCCACTTCGAGCACCTGATGCGCTTCGTGGAAAAAACCCGCTTCCATCACCTCGGCGTGTTCCCGTATTGGCCGGAAGAGGGCACGCCCGCCGCGGTCATGGACAACCAGGTGCCGGACCACGTGAAGGAGGAACGCCGGGACGCGCTCATGGCCCTGCAGGCCGACATCAGCCGCGAGATCATGGAAAGCTACGTGGGCGAGATCCTGCCCGTGCTCATCGAACGCCCCTCGCCCGAATGGCCCGGACTCTACGAAGGCCGCGCCTGGTTCCAGGCCCCGGAGGTGGACGGCGTCACCTACGTCAGCGCGCCGCCCGAGACCGGATTGACGCCCGGCACCATCATTGAAGTGGAGATCGAAGGCGCGGACACCTACGACTTGTCAGGGCTGGCTTAG
- a CDS encoding PAS domain-containing sensor histidine kinase — protein MQDSKTPSEIYRIVLEGLQGTPETELLEANGITEAEHRRWKILFLSAARKGLETETSGLPGVAALLPAREANFAHLANSIPHAVFCKDLGGNFLYGNPAYCKAMHLSLEELRGKNDYDLHAPEAAKKYRSDDEWVAATGEIFNCQERHVRPDGGSKWIEVVKAPLRDEEGRTIGVMGMFWDITRQKEIERELCEASANLEYRVARRTEELLEANRRLEEGVKLKNDFMSAVSHELRTPLTSILGFASLIRRDAANVRTLTCETLPQTRRVITRMESNASIITDEGLRLKRLIDNLLDLEKIGSGKMTWNDEVFDLNEVARASAEAMKGQFAAKPQVELGHILYTDPIPVRADSDRIKQVFINLLNNAAKFTEKGRVELAVGIRDGRWAEARVTDTGRGISKQEIDRIFEQYYQGAQPLIQESGTGLGLPICHQIITHYGGKFWAESPEDGGASFHFLLPLHAGD, from the coding sequence ATGCAAGACTCCAAGACGCCGAGCGAGATTTACCGAATCGTCCTGGAGGGACTCCAAGGCACTCCCGAAACGGAGCTGCTGGAAGCCAACGGCATAACGGAGGCGGAGCACCGACGCTGGAAAATCCTCTTCTTGTCGGCCGCCCGGAAAGGCTTGGAGACGGAAACGTCCGGCCTCCCGGGAGTCGCCGCCCTTCTCCCCGCCCGTGAAGCCAACTTCGCCCACCTGGCCAACTCCATTCCCCATGCCGTGTTCTGCAAGGACCTCGGCGGCAACTTTCTGTATGGCAATCCCGCATACTGCAAAGCCATGCATCTCTCTCTGGAGGAATTGCGAGGAAAGAACGACTATGACCTGCATGCCCCGGAAGCGGCGAAAAAATACCGGAGTGACGACGAATGGGTGGCAGCCACGGGGGAGATTTTCAACTGCCAGGAGCGGCATGTCCGCCCGGACGGCGGCTCCAAGTGGATCGAGGTGGTCAAGGCCCCCCTGCGCGACGAGGAAGGGCGCACCATCGGCGTCATGGGCATGTTCTGGGACATCACACGACAGAAGGAGATCGAGCGGGAGCTGTGCGAAGCGAGCGCGAACCTCGAATACAGGGTGGCCAGACGGACGGAAGAGCTGCTGGAGGCCAACCGCAGATTGGAGGAAGGCGTCAAGCTCAAGAATGACTTCATGTCGGCGGTCTCACACGAATTGCGGACCCCGCTGACGTCTATCCTCGGCTTCGCCAGCCTTATCCGCCGGGACGCGGCCAACGTCCGAACCCTCACCTGCGAGACACTCCCGCAAACCAGGAGGGTGATTACCAGGATGGAATCCAACGCGTCCATCATCACCGACGAGGGGCTGCGGCTCAAGCGGCTCATCGACAACCTGCTCGACCTGGAGAAGATCGGATCGGGAAAGATGACCTGGAACGATGAGGTATTCGACCTCAACGAAGTGGCGAGGGCCTCGGCCGAGGCCATGAAGGGGCAGTTTGCCGCCAAGCCGCAGGTGGAGCTGGGGCACATCCTCTACACCGACCCCATCCCGGTCAGGGCCGATAGCGACAGGATCAAGCAGGTCTTCATCAACCTGCTGAACAACGCGGCAAAATTCACGGAAAAAGGACGGGTCGAACTGGCCGTGGGCATCCGGGACGGCCGCTGGGCCGAGGCGCGCGTGACCGACACCGGCAGGGGCATCTCAAAGCAGGAGATCGACCGCATTTTCGAGCAGTACTACCAGGGCGCCCAGCCCCTGATACAGGAAAGCGGCACCGGCCTGGGGCTCCCCATCTGCCATCAGATCATAACCCACTACGGCGGCAAGTTCTGGGCCGAATCCCCCGAGGACGGAGGGGCCTCCTTCCACTTTCTCCTCCCCCTCCACGCCGGGGACTAG
- a CDS encoding DJ-1/PfpI family protein produces MSVKKILLLVGDFVEDYEAMVPFQMLLMAGHEVHSVCPGKKAGETVATAVHDFEGHQTYSEKPGHNFMITTTFDDIKAADYDALVIPGGRAPEYLRLDPAVIACVRHFADADKPIAAICHGPQLLTAADVVKGKSCSAYPAVRPDIEGSGGTWCEPNETFSSACVDGKLVTAPAWPAHPEWMRKFLEVLGTTIEP; encoded by the coding sequence ATGTCTGTGAAAAAGATTCTGCTGCTGGTCGGTGATTTCGTCGAAGACTATGAGGCCATGGTGCCTTTCCAGATGCTGCTCATGGCCGGACACGAGGTCCACTCGGTCTGCCCGGGCAAGAAAGCGGGCGAGACCGTGGCCACCGCCGTGCACGACTTCGAGGGCCACCAGACCTACTCGGAGAAGCCCGGACACAACTTCATGATCACCACCACCTTCGATGACATCAAGGCCGCAGACTACGACGCCCTGGTCATCCCCGGCGGACGCGCACCCGAATACCTGCGCCTGGACCCGGCGGTCATTGCCTGCGTGCGCCACTTCGCCGACGCGGACAAGCCCATCGCTGCCATCTGCCACGGCCCGCAACTGCTTACCGCCGCAGATGTGGTCAAGGGCAAGTCCTGCTCCGCCTACCCCGCGGTCAGGCCGGACATCGAGGGCTCGGGCGGCACCTGGTGCGAACCCAACGAGACCTTCAGCTCAGCCTGCGTGGACGGCAAGCTCGTCACCGCCCCGGCCTGGCCCGCCCACCCCGAATGGATGCGCAAGTTCCTGGAAGTGCTGGGCACCACCATCGAGCCTTAG
- a CDS encoding NAD(P)/FAD-dependent oxidoreductase: MTSSDILILGAGASGLYCAMHAARRGRTVTVLDHGKKPARKVRVAGGGKANFTNLSVEPENFLCRNPHFVKSALARHTNWDVIAFFAEHGISYEERDHGRLFSREGAGRMAGILADQCHRLGVELVSERPIDSVEGTGPFRVRSGDEAWKADKLVLALGGPSWPQVGATDLGFRLAKQFGLPVVRPRPGLVPLVFPRSRRAMCEDLAGNALPVTISCDGHAFSDALLFTHKGVSGPAVLQISSHWREGKAVLVDFLPGDPMEELVEANRGANTRFRTFLGRMLPKRLVAHLVSGELAETPVSQLSKAQIEAAANRVHRFRIVPASTEGYAKAEVTVGGVDTDAISSKTFEAVDVPGLHVIGETLDVTGHLGGYNLQWAFSSGAACAETL; this comes from the coding sequence ATGACATCCAGCGACATTCTCATCCTCGGCGCCGGGGCCTCCGGGCTCTACTGCGCCATGCACGCGGCCCGCAGGGGCCGCACGGTAACGGTTCTCGACCACGGGAAGAAGCCGGCCCGCAAGGTCCGCGTGGCCGGCGGCGGCAAGGCCAACTTCACCAACCTGTCGGTGGAGCCGGAGAATTTTCTCTGCCGCAATCCCCACTTCGTCAAATCCGCTCTGGCGCGGCACACCAACTGGGACGTGATCGCCTTTTTCGCGGAGCACGGCATCAGCTACGAGGAACGCGACCACGGGCGGCTCTTCAGCCGGGAGGGTGCGGGCAGGATGGCGGGCATCCTTGCCGACCAGTGCCACCGGCTCGGCGTGGAGCTGGTTTCGGAGCGACCCATCGACTCCGTAGAAGGGACGGGCCCGTTTCGGGTGCGCTCCGGCGACGAGGCCTGGAAGGCGGACAAGTTGGTGCTGGCCCTTGGCGGTCCGTCCTGGCCCCAGGTAGGGGCGACAGACCTGGGGTTCCGGCTGGCCAAACAGTTCGGTCTGCCTGTGGTGAGGCCGAGGCCCGGCCTGGTTCCGCTGGTTTTTCCCCGGTCGCGGCGCGCCATGTGCGAGGATCTGGCGGGCAACGCGTTGCCCGTGACCATATCCTGCGACGGCCACGCCTTTTCCGATGCCCTGCTGTTCACTCACAAGGGCGTGTCCGGCCCGGCTGTCCTCCAGATTTCCTCCCATTGGCGAGAGGGGAAAGCCGTGCTTGTGGACTTCCTGCCCGGAGACCCCATGGAGGAGCTGGTGGAGGCGAATCGCGGTGCCAATACCCGGTTTCGCACGTTCCTGGGCAGGATGCTGCCCAAACGGCTTGTAGCCCATCTCGTGTCCGGCGAGCTGGCGGAGACGCCGGTGAGCCAGTTGTCCAAGGCCCAGATAGAGGCGGCGGCCAACCGGGTGCACCGCTTCCGCATCGTTCCGGCTTCCACCGAGGGCTATGCCAAGGCCGAGGTCACGGTGGGCGGGGTGGACACGGACGCCATTTCGTCCAAGACCTTCGAGGCCGTGGACGTGCCGGGCCTGCACGTCATCGGCGAGACCCTGGACGTGACCGGCCACCTGGGCGGCTATAATCTGCAGTGGGCCTTTTCTTCAGGGGCGGCCTGCGCGGAGACGCTGTAG
- a CDS encoding two-component system sensor histidine kinase NtrB: MLSATYNQNKRFAIGVIGDIPALLTFWEMFRDRSNEELRKEIGIVAAALPGETVLPEAHDGDRTIPTYAGYKAMLDSHPEINMIIEATGRKALVHELRTYLPPSVVLVERGAANFFINLLTENKIWVACKLDLLHTQNMLKTIIDQMEHEILFLDRKGMVLDANQTVLMRTGLTKKTIIGQPYCDLFLQSANPKCGGDGDPFAATMRTGQPSETVTTAINGDGRVQYFRVYTHPVQDEDKEVSHVVAVRRDITRRASIENRLQQAERLASIGELSTYMAHEIRNPLFTISGFANSLMREPDLDTRVRSKLGIILDEARRLEQVLNSLMRFTRPAGVEVAEVDLAIVARETMDVMALPCQNQNVRAELDLPPDMPLVKANPDLIKQCLSNMVKNSLEAMEDGGELRIAVARVPDGVSLSVADTGHGIPPEIRDKIFSPFFSTKDKGSGLGLAQTRMIVDEIGGSLDLASKVGAGTTITLTLPPLLAVAEAPDSE, translated from the coding sequence TTGCTCAGCGCAACGTACAACCAGAACAAACGGTTCGCCATCGGCGTCATCGGGGACATCCCCGCGCTGCTGACGTTCTGGGAGATGTTCCGGGACCGTTCCAACGAGGAACTCCGCAAGGAGATCGGCATCGTGGCGGCGGCCCTTCCCGGCGAGACCGTGCTGCCCGAGGCCCACGACGGCGACCGGACCATACCCACCTACGCGGGCTACAAGGCCATGCTCGACAGCCACCCGGAGATCAACATGATCATCGAGGCCACCGGGCGCAAGGCCCTGGTCCACGAATTGCGCACCTACCTTCCCCCCTCCGTCGTCCTCGTGGAGCGTGGCGCGGCCAACTTTTTTATCAACCTGCTGACCGAAAACAAGATCTGGGTGGCCTGCAAGCTCGACCTGCTCCACACCCAGAACATGCTCAAGACGATAATAGACCAGATGGAGCATGAAATCCTGTTCCTGGACAGGAAGGGCATGGTCCTCGACGCCAACCAGACCGTCCTGATGCGAACCGGCCTGACCAAGAAAACGATCATCGGACAGCCCTATTGCGACCTCTTTCTCCAGTCCGCCAACCCGAAGTGCGGCGGGGACGGCGATCCTTTCGCGGCCACAATGCGCACCGGCCAGCCATCCGAAACCGTGACCACGGCGATCAACGGCGACGGTCGGGTGCAGTATTTTCGCGTTTACACCCACCCGGTGCAGGACGAGGACAAGGAAGTCAGCCACGTGGTGGCCGTCCGCAGGGACATCACCCGCCGCGCCTCCATCGAGAACCGTCTCCAACAGGCCGAGCGGCTCGCCTCCATCGGCGAACTCTCCACTTATATGGCCCATGAAATCCGCAACCCGCTCTTCACTATCAGCGGCTTCGCCAATTCGCTCATGCGCGAACCCGACCTGGACACGCGGGTGCGCTCCAAGCTCGGGATCATCCTGGATGAAGCCCGGCGGCTGGAGCAGGTCCTCAACAGCCTGATGCGCTTCACTCGCCCGGCCGGGGTGGAGGTCGCCGAGGTGGACCTGGCCATAGTGGCGCGCGAGACCATGGACGTCATGGCCCTGCCCTGCCAGAACCAGAACGTCCGGGCCGAGCTGGACCTGCCGCCGGACATGCCGCTGGTCAAAGCCAACCCCGACCTGATCAAGCAATGCCTGAGCAACATGGTCAAGAACAGCCTGGAGGCCATGGAAGACGGCGGCGAGCTGCGCATCGCCGTAGCCCGGGTCCCGGACGGTGTATCCCTCTCCGTGGCGGACACGGGGCACGGCATCCCGCCGGAGATCAGGGACAAGATTTTCAGCCCGTTCTTCTCCACCAAGGACAAGGGCTCCGGACTGGGTCTGGCCCAGACGCGGATGATCGTCGACGAGATCGGCGGCAGCCTGGACCTGGCCAGCAAGGTCGGGGCGGGCACAACCATCACCCTGACCCTTCCTCCCCTGCTTGCGGTTGCGGAAGCGCCCGACTCCGAGTAA
- a CDS encoding MFS transporter, which yields MHHPLSHTGPKPVLPRSIRTLGWVSFFTDVASEMVYPVVPLFLVSALGAPATVLGAMEGVAEAVVCVMKGASGWHSDRLGRRVPYIRAGYGLGALSKPLLAMALSWPLVFVARIIDRSGKGLRTTARDAMIADAAPASMGGRAYGFHRMMDTAGAIVGVLLSMGLLALLPGAYRTIFLLALLPNVVAVWLTFRLKDRAPAPGNPAPGRPLRRSLKGLPRAYWRALILLSLFGLANSTDALLLLRARNLGLSDLQVIGTYVLFNLIYAVTAYPAGILSDRFGRWRVLLTGWTLYALTYFGFALSGPGGVWLLFPAYGLYMGLTEGVGKAIIASGIPMERRGTAMGFFLMLTGLLTLVGNLAAGLAWDLIGPRAPFLMGGALSLLAVVAAVILLRSRDVA from the coding sequence ATGCACCACCCCCTCTCCCATACCGGGCCGAAGCCCGTGCTTCCCCGCTCCATCCGAACCTTGGGCTGGGTCAGCTTCTTTACCGACGTGGCCTCGGAAATGGTCTACCCGGTGGTGCCGTTGTTCCTGGTCTCGGCGCTCGGGGCTCCGGCCACGGTGCTCGGCGCCATGGAGGGAGTGGCCGAAGCCGTGGTCTGCGTGATGAAAGGGGCCTCCGGCTGGCACAGCGACCGCCTGGGACGGCGCGTCCCGTATATCCGCGCCGGGTACGGGCTGGGCGCCCTGTCCAAGCCGTTGCTCGCCATGGCCCTCTCCTGGCCCCTGGTCTTTGTCGCGCGCATCATCGACCGCTCGGGCAAAGGGCTGCGCACCACGGCACGAGACGCGATGATCGCGGATGCGGCACCCGCGTCGATGGGCGGGAGGGCGTATGGATTTCACCGCATGATGGACACGGCAGGGGCCATCGTGGGCGTGCTGCTGTCCATGGGGCTTCTGGCCCTGCTGCCGGGAGCGTATCGCACCATCTTTCTGCTGGCCCTGCTGCCCAACGTCGTGGCAGTCTGGCTCACCTTCCGGCTCAAGGACCGTGCGCCCGCACCTGGCAACCCGGCCCCGGGCCGTCCGCTCCGCCGGTCACTCAAAGGCCTGCCGCGCGCATACTGGCGCGCTCTGATCCTCTTGTCGCTGTTCGGCCTCGCCAACAGCACCGACGCCCTCCTTTTGCTCAGGGCAAGGAATCTTGGGCTCAGCGATCTTCAGGTAATCGGCACCTATGTCCTTTTCAATCTGATCTATGCGGTCACGGCCTATCCGGCGGGCATCCTCAGCGACCGCTTCGGCCGCTGGCGCGTCCTGCTCACCGGGTGGACCCTCTACGCCCTGACCTATTTCGGCTTTGCCCTGTCCGGCCCGGGCGGGGTCTGGCTGCTGTTTCCGGCCTACGGCCTTTACATGGGCCTGACCGAGGGGGTGGGCAAGGCGATCATCGCCTCCGGGATTCCCATGGAGCGCCGAGGCACGGCCATGGGCTTCTTTCTCATGCTCACGGGGTTGCTTACGCTGGTTGGGAATCTGGCCGCCGGGCTCGCCTGGGACCTGATCGGACCACGCGCCCCGTTCCTGATGGGCGGCGCGCTCTCGCTCCTGGCCGTGGTCGCCGCAGTGATCTTGCTTCGCAGCCGAGACGTAGCCTGA
- the rdgB gene encoding RdgB/HAM1 family non-canonical purine NTP pyrophosphatase encodes MDTIVLATNNKGKIRELSVMLEPFGVTVKSLAEFPEIGEIPETGETFKENAFIKARTVARKTGLVAVADDSGIEIDALDGRPGVYSARYAGEECDDHANNEKMLAEMKDVPEEKRTGRYRCVMAASAPNGAEIDTDGAYEILVGHGYKGKGGFGYDVIVIDPELGCHVAELDPEVKNGRSHRGKAMKKLLELWPDFWKKATA; translated from the coding sequence ATGGATACCATTGTCCTTGCGACCAACAACAAGGGAAAGATCCGGGAACTGTCCGTCATGCTGGAGCCCTTCGGCGTGACTGTGAAGTCCCTGGCTGAATTCCCTGAGATCGGCGAAATCCCCGAGACCGGCGAGACCTTCAAGGAAAACGCGTTCATCAAGGCGCGCACCGTGGCCCGGAAGACAGGCTTGGTGGCCGTGGCCGACGATTCCGGCATCGAAATCGACGCCCTGGACGGACGCCCCGGCGTCTATTCCGCGCGCTATGCCGGAGAAGAATGCGACGACCACGCCAACAACGAGAAGATGCTAGCCGAGATGAAGGATGTGCCTGAAGAAAAACGCACCGGCCGCTACCGCTGCGTCATGGCCGCCTCCGCACCCAACGGGGCCGAGATCGACACCGACGGCGCATACGAAATCCTGGTGGGCCACGGGTATAAGGGCAAGGGCGGCTTCGGTTACGACGTCATCGTCATCGACCCGGAACTGGGCTGTCACGTGGCCGAGCTGGACCCGGAGGTCAAGAACGGACGCTCCCACCGGGGCAAGGCCATGAAGAAGCTCCTGGAGCTGTGGCCGGACTTCTGGAAAAAGGCAACGGCATAA
- the thpR gene encoding RNA 2',3'-cyclic phosphodiesterase encodes MRLFIGIPLPESYHDKAEKLARLLDRKLASRIKWTPRGNAHITLAFLGHVDKEALPRVKTLLSTVGYPSFSLRAGGCGYFPNAKKPRVLWTGIMKGARACADLAASVTAAITPIGFAPEEQPFTSHITLGRIKENRNDDWESALLLCRGVWPSFTVDRFTLWQSELSEEGASYTALEEFPLGPPEAPVSRPTAPRTAVR; translated from the coding sequence ATGCGACTCTTCATCGGCATTCCGCTGCCGGAATCCTATCACGACAAAGCGGAAAAACTGGCCAGGCTCCTCGACCGGAAGCTGGCCTCCCGGATCAAGTGGACCCCGCGCGGCAACGCGCACATCACCCTCGCCTTTCTCGGCCATGTGGACAAAGAGGCCCTCCCCAGGGTCAAGACGCTCCTGTCCACCGTGGGCTATCCTTCGTTTTCGCTCCGGGCGGGAGGCTGCGGCTATTTCCCCAATGCGAAAAAACCGCGCGTCCTGTGGACGGGCATCATGAAGGGAGCGCGGGCGTGCGCCGACCTGGCGGCATCCGTCACGGCGGCCATCACGCCCATCGGCTTCGCGCCGGAAGAGCAGCCCTTCACCAGCCACATCACGCTGGGCCGGATCAAGGAAAACCGCAACGACGACTGGGAATCCGCCCTGCTCCTGTGCAGGGGCGTCTGGCCGAGCTTCACGGTGGACAGGTTCACCCTGTGGCAGAGCGAGCTTTCCGAAGAGGGAGCCAGCTACACCGCCCTGGAGGAATTCCCCCTCGGCCCTCCCGAGGCGCCAGTATCCAGGCCTACCGCGCCACGGACAGCAGTCCGTTGA
- the radA gene encoding DNA repair protein RadA, producing the protein MKTKEAYRCASCGAQSPRWQGQCPSCKEWNTLEPVTVTKTTSRPVGAAAAQDAPRPLEELASEDLHSRPSGIDSLDELLGSGLVPGAAILLGGEPGIGKSTLLLQLAGSQSRLGHTAVYLSGEESLPQLRSRADRLGLLGPGLLALSTNKVEDALAILDGPEPPELLIVDSVQTLASPLAEGIPGSVSQVRAVAGELVEKTKRSGTTLILVGHVTKDGQIAGPKLLEHMVDTVLYLEGDRKHFSRILRVLKNRFGPSDELVVFTMKEKGLEVVEDPATFFLGARDPSLSGTAMAMAVDGQRPFAVEVQALVSKSFLSIPRRTALGFDTNRLNLLLAVLEKRLRLNLSGYDIYAKISGGLATRDPGLDLAVISAILSSFYDQPLPESSVFWGEIDLNGQVRPVAAHDVRLKQAGRLGHDPVCHSGNCPTLADLQRMLFGRNG; encoded by the coding sequence ATGAAGACCAAGGAAGCTTACCGCTGCGCCTCCTGCGGAGCCCAGTCACCGCGCTGGCAAGGGCAATGCCCCTCCTGCAAGGAGTGGAACACCCTGGAGCCCGTGACCGTGACCAAGACGACCTCCCGGCCCGTCGGGGCCGCTGCGGCGCAGGACGCACCTCGGCCGCTGGAGGAGCTGGCCTCCGAGGACCTGCATTCCCGCCCGTCGGGCATCGACTCACTGGACGAGCTGCTCGGCTCCGGCCTGGTGCCGGGCGCGGCCATCCTGCTGGGCGGCGAGCCGGGCATCGGCAAGTCCACGCTGCTGTTGCAACTGGCGGGCAGCCAGTCCCGGCTCGGGCATACGGCGGTCTATCTTTCCGGTGAGGAATCCCTGCCCCAGCTCCGCTCCCGCGCCGACCGCCTCGGGTTGCTCGGGCCCGGCCTGCTGGCCCTCTCCACCAACAAGGTGGAGGACGCCCTGGCCATTCTCGACGGCCCGGAACCGCCTGAACTGCTCATCGTGGACTCGGTCCAGACCCTGGCCTCGCCCCTGGCAGAGGGCATCCCCGGTTCGGTCAGCCAAGTGCGCGCCGTGGCCGGTGAGCTGGTGGAGAAGACCAAGAGGAGCGGCACCACGCTGATTCTGGTGGGCCACGTGACCAAGGACGGCCAGATCGCCGGACCCAAGCTGCTGGAACACATGGTGGACACGGTCCTCTACCTGGAAGGCGACCGGAAACATTTTTCCCGAATTTTACGAGTGCTCAAGAACCGGTTCGGCCCCAGCGACGAGCTGGTGGTCTTCACCATGAAGGAGAAGGGGCTGGAAGTGGTGGAAGACCCGGCCACGTTCTTTCTCGGCGCGCGGGACCCGTCTCTGTCCGGTACGGCCATGGCCATGGCCGTGGACGGTCAGCGTCCCTTTGCCGTGGAGGTCCAGGCCCTGGTCTCCAAGTCCTTCCTGTCCATCCCCCGGCGGACGGCCCTCGGGTTCGACACCAACCGGCTGAATCTGCTCCTGGCCGTGCTGGAGAAGCGGCTTCGGCTCAACCTGTCCGGTTACGACATCTACGCCAAGATTTCCGGCGGCCTGGCCACACGCGACCCCGGCCTGGACCTGGCGGTTATCTCGGCCATTCTCTCCTCTTTCTATGATCAGCCCCTGCCCGAATCTTCGGTCTTCTGGGGCGAGATCGACCTCAACGGGCAGGTGCGTCCGGTGGCGGCCCACGATGTCCGGCTCAAGCAGGCCGGGCGGCTCGGGCATGATCCGGTCTGCCACAGCGGGAATTGCCCCACCCTGGCCGACCTCCAACGCATGCTCTTCGGCAGGAACGGATGA
- a CDS encoding exodeoxyribonuclease III → MIIYSWNVNGYRAVIKKNFRDWLDACGADVVMLQETKAHPDQLGEEDREPDSFSNHYWNWSKKKKGYSGVACFANPEPLAVDTGLPDPRFQDEGRVLHLEYPDFHLFNIYFPNGQMSDERLDFKLGFYDSFLAHAEELRRDKPIVVGGDFNTAHREIDLKNPKANAERSGFLPVERAWLDKFIEHGYVDTFRLFEEGPHHYSWWSYRFNARKNNAGWRIDYFFVSEELRDKVVRAWIEPDILGSDHCPIGIEIDI, encoded by the coding sequence ATGATCATCTACTCGTGGAACGTGAACGGCTACCGGGCCGTGATCAAGAAGAACTTCCGGGACTGGCTGGACGCCTGCGGCGCAGACGTGGTCATGCTCCAGGAAACCAAGGCCCACCCCGATCAGCTCGGCGAGGAGGACCGCGAACCGGATTCCTTCTCCAATCACTACTGGAACTGGTCCAAGAAAAAGAAGGGCTACTCCGGCGTGGCGTGCTTCGCCAACCCCGAGCCCCTGGCCGTGGACACAGGCCTGCCCGACCCGCGCTTTCAGGACGAAGGCCGCGTGCTCCATCTCGAATACCCCGACTTCCACCTGTTCAACATCTATTTCCCCAACGGCCAGATGTCGGACGAGCGCCTGGATTTCAAGCTCGGCTTCTACGACAGTTTCCTGGCCCACGCCGAAGAACTGCGCCGGGACAAACCCATCGTGGTCGGCGGCGATTTCAACACCGCACACAGGGAAATCGACCTCAAGAACCCCAAGGCCAACGCCGAACGCTCCGGGTTCCTGCCCGTGGAGCGAGCCTGGCTCGACAAGTTCATCGAGCACGGTTACGTGGACACCTTCCGGCTCTTCGAGGAAGGGCCGCACCACTACTCCTGGTGGTCATACCGATTCAACGCCCGCAAGAACAACGCCGGGTGGCGCATCGACTACTTCTTCGTCTCCGAGGAGCTGCGAGACAAGGTCGTCCGCGCCTGGATCGAGCCAGATATCCTGGGCTCCGATCACTGCCCCATCGGCATCGAAATCGACATCTGA